Proteins encoded by one window of Anopheles maculipalpis chromosome 2RL, idAnoMacuDA_375_x, whole genome shotgun sequence:
- the LOC126558313 gene encoding putative odorant receptor 83c, translated as MDAAKKFHQYERYLRTLCNVLGFDVVSKGWKKSFRTYVTIFLCGQYFLWMVWSIIIASDTFELLKSLSFIGFFFQCSSKMYYTIANAAHYGNNFGGLQETIYNAHMDGTVEQKTVIERVISVILLATKATTVLYTSSLFIFSLYPAYMYFVMNVKVTIFPLYIPGINIYSAYGYGITNSLHMLIAVYGLLGALTSDTAFMLFVMHFISYGELFRIECEQFARDLSDFGEQWERHTPQYKAFCYDRMRALYQYHQKVIEYLSSLQECYHSICVFQVASCSFSVMFNLFLALTTDWYATYSFIVISWFQLFVFSLLGTVMQIMNDRLNIYIANLPWYLLPNEEQQRYNFMLGRSQLPAEMVIRSVGPMNMETFTDIMQKIYSAFTMMYSFLVDLG; from the exons ATGGATGCCGCGAAAAAATTCCACCAGTACGAACGTTACCTGCGTACGCTCTGCAACGTGCTGGGGTTCGATGTAGTTAGtaaagggtggaaaaaatcCTTTCGTACCTATGTGACGATCTTTCTCTGCGGCCAATACTTCCTCTGGATGGTGTGGTCAATCATTATAGCGAGCGATACGTTCGAGCTGCTGAAGTCGCTCTCGTTCATCGGGTTCTTCTTTCAGTGCTCGTCCAAGATGTACTACACGATCGCGAATGCGGCCCATTACGGGAACAACTTCGGTGGGCTGCAGGAAACAATCTACAACGCCCATATGGACGGGACGGTAGAGCAGAAAACGGTGATCGAGCGTGTTATTTCGGTGATCCTGTTGGCAACGAAAGCTACCACCGTGCTGTACACTTCGTCCCTGTTTATCTTTTCACTCTATCCGGCGTACATGTACTTTGTGATGAATGTGAAAGTGACGATCTTTCCGCTGTACATACCGGGGATAAACATTTACTCGGCGTACGGGTATGGGATTACGAACTCGCTGCACATGCTGATAGCGGTGTACGGTTTGCTCGGCGCTCTTACGTCTGACACAGCGTTCATGCTGTTTGTGATGCATTTCATCAGCTACGGGGAACTGTTTCGAATCGAGTGTGAACAGTTTGCACGTGATTTGAGTGATTTTGGTGAGCAGTGGGAAAGACACACGCCACAGTACAAAGCTTTCTGTTACGATCGGATGCGTGCGCTGTATCAGTACCACCAGAAGGTGATCGAGTATCTTAGCTCGCTGCAGGAGTGTTATCATAGTATCTGCGTATTTCAGGTAGCTTCCTGCAGCTTTTCGGTTATGTTCAACCTTTTTCTGGCGCTTACG ACTGATTGGTACGCCACGTACAGTTTCATTGTTATCTCCTGGTTTCAACTGTTTGTCTTCTCGCTGCTGGGTACTGTCATGCAAATTATG AACGATCGGTTGAACATTTACATTGCGAACCTGCCCTGGTATTTGCTGCCGAACGAGGAACAGCAGCGGTACAACTTTATGCTCGGCCGTAGTCAACTTCCCGCCGAGATGGTCATCCGTAGCGTTGGTCCAATGAATATGGAAACCTTTACCGATATAATGCAGAAAATCTACTCAGCCTTCACGATGATGTACAGCTTTCTGGTGGATCTCGGTTAA
- the LOC126559359 gene encoding general odorant-binding protein 83a-like codes for MKCITVVFVGMMCCMMTLAQNTPRRDAEYPPPELLEAMKPLHDICVGKTGVTEEAIKKFSDEEIHEDEKLKCYMNCLFHEAKVVDDNGDVHLEKLHDALPNSMHDIALHMGKRCLYPEGENLCDKAFWLHKCWKQSDPKHYFLV; via the exons ATGAAGTGTATAACAGTCGTTTTTGTCGGTATGATGTGTTGCATGATGACGTTGGCACAGAATACACCTCGTCGTGATGCCGAATATCCACCCCCGGAGCTGCTGGAGGCCATGAAACCTTTGCACGATATTTGCGTTGGAAAAACTGGTGTCACTGAGG AAGCGATCAAGAAGTTTAGTGACGAAGAGATCCACGAGGACGAAAAGCTCAAATGCTACATGAACTGTCTGTTTCACGAGGCCAAGGTGGTCGACGACAATGGTGACGTGCATCTGGAAAAGCTGCACGATGCACTCCCGAACTCGATGCACGACATTGCGCTGCACATGGGCAAACGATGCCTCTATCCCGAGGGTGAAAATCTCTGCGATAAGGCATTCTGGCTGCACAAGTGCTGGAAGCAGTCTGACCCCAAG CACTATTTCCTAGTGTAA